One region of Cydia fagiglandana chromosome 15, ilCydFagi1.1, whole genome shotgun sequence genomic DNA includes:
- the LOC134671290 gene encoding uncharacterized protein LOC134671290 — protein MSRKSCCVSGCQKTNISNPECTFNPLPTEVSRQHEWLKAIGRSDLMLQAHMHPFYVCSSHFEDEDLKCTSLLLPNALPSRHLPETSSDTPQRSQIDKSSSVLEIKGDEQPQNDVLLELQDELTKNIRKLIKDQTVVEKDRNSKEFLFYALNLYLLNPQTYNFIRETLNLPSEKVLKKIKLKITPKLDKEALDCLSSKLKSFPDKAKYCTVCIEAVNLKNNMYYEISNDELIGLQEINGVKTDELARMAYVVMLRSILVKWDQPVAYCFLSGNKNVAQLESWVDGIITSLLDIGFEVMALVTNQGSGVKKLATEIKRISPKEPYFVLNNKKIYYIVDFPQLLNYLRTNFGSKDISYDNKRLSWQYIESLFQLESKKTHKIIPKIISGHVTLHNVTKMTTVKCAAEIFSNTASTAIHAYVDTKELPEDARDTADFCLFLNNLFDVLNSSTYENDNMYKCALGSNESQMKLLQEAVNVFSNLQWKFAEHKKETQKTRGGNKKTPHNHRTTFPDIQITLNSVISIAQDLNKLGHKLLLTQRLNLEPLDKFADLIRGVSSKRETKEAIKPSAIKFSRNFSKQFVKYILTKSPLSNRPSAFQKYFEDATLLEISKISDIPSRPLILLGRGETDYRMQLPKDHPTIYVASYIFYKCQKTHNCNMLDHYVSTLPDLAKTKVYDVYNKKAPFYGKLKLLTYPFIRYIEQLELAFTQVFNKGVWSTPEHPGSQAFTNLRPIPFPDPPCKCFPKIYAVKLLIRLRIYATIKAYNKRIKNQNINLSQFLSELSRKLEEVK, from the exons ATGAGTAGAAAATCCTGCTGCGTCTCCGGATGTCAGAAGACGAATATATCGAATCCAGAATGTACATTTAATCCACTCCCTACAGAGGTGTCTAG ACAACATGAGTGGCTAAAAGCTATTGGTAGATCAGACTTGATGCTTCAAGCTCACATGCACCCTTTCTACGTCTGTTCATCACATTTCGAGGATGAAGACCTGAAATGTACCAGTCTTCTTTTACCCAACGCTTTACCTAGCCGGCACCTCCCAGAGACATCATCTGATACACCACAACGCTCGCAAATAGATAAATCTTCATCTGTATTAGAAATTAAAGGTGACGAACAACCACAAAATGATGTTCTACTTGAATTGCAAGACGAGCTTACTAAAAACATTCGTAAACTAATAAAGGATCAAACTGTAGTCGAAAAAGATAGAAATAGTAAGGAATTCTTATTTTATGCGTTAAATTTGTATCTTTTGAACCCACAAACCTATAACTTTATAAGAGAAACATTAAATTTGCCGAGCGAAAAGgttcttaaaaaaattaaattgaagATTACTCCAAAGCTTGACAAGGAAGCTTTGGATTGCTTATCTTCGAAATTAAAATCGTTTCCTGACAAAGCTAAATATTGTACAGTTTGCATAGAAGCCGTGAATTTAAAGAATAATATGTACtatgaaatatcaaatgatGAATTAATTGGTCTTCAGGAAATAAACGGGGTAAAGACTGATGAGTTGGCTCGTATGGCGTACGTGGTCATGTTGCGGAGTATCCTGGTCAAGTGGGACCAGCCTGTCGCCTACTGCTTTCTAAGCGGTAATAAGAATGTCGCGCAACTCGAATCTTGGGTAGACGGAATTATCACCAGCCTTTTAGACATTGGATTTGAAGTTATGGCCTTGGTTACCAACCAAGGAAGCGGTGTCAAAAAACTTGCGACCGAAATAAAACGCATATCGCCAAAGGAACCCTATTTTGTGTTAAATAACAAGAAAATATATTACATTGTTGATTTTCCGCAGTTGTTAAATTATCTAAGGACTAATTTCGGTTCAAAAGATATCAGTTATGATAATAAAAGGCTGTCATGGCAGTATATCGAGTCCTTGTTTCAACTGGAAAGCAAGAAGACACATAAAATTATTCCAAAAATAATAAGTGGGCACGTAACGCTCCATAATGTCACGAAGATGACTACGGTTAAGTGTGCGGCAGAAATCTTCAGTAACACTGCGTCAACTGCTATACACGCTTACGTAGACACAAAAGAGCTGCCCGAGGACGCTAGAGATACTGCCGACTTCTGCTTGTTTTTAAACAACCTGTTTGATGTCCTGAACTCGAGCACATACGAAAATGACAATATGTACAAATGCGCTCTCGGTTCAAATGAATCTCAGATGAAACTTCTTCAAGAAGCTGTAAATGTGTTTAGTAACTTACAATGGAAATTTGCTGAACACAAAAAAGAGACACAGAAAACGAGaggaggaaataagaaaacaccACATAACCATCGCACAACATTTCCGGATATACAGATAACACTTAATTCGGTTATATCTATCGCTCAAGATTTAAATAAGCTTGGACATAAGCTTTTACTGACGCAACGATTAAATTTGGAGCCTTTAGATAAGTTTGCAGATTTAATTAGAGGTGTATCTTCAAAACGCGAAACGAAAGAAGCAATAAAGCCTTCTGCTATTAAGTTCAGTAGAAACTTTTCCAAACAATTTGTTAAGTACATTTTAACTAAGTCGCCCCTTTCGAACAGGCCAAGCGCTTTccaaaagtattttgaagaCGCGACGCTATtggaaataagtaaaataagcgATATTCCCAGTAGGCCACTGATATTGTTAGGACGAGGAGAGACTGACTACCGAATGCAACTACCCAAAGATCATCCGACAATTTATGTAGCCAGTTACATATTTTACAAATGCCAAAAGACACATAATTGCAATATGCTTGATCATTACGTATCGACATTACCAGATTTGGCAAAAACTAAAGTTTACGACGTCTACAACAAAAAAGCACCGTTTTACGGAAAACTCAAATTGTTGACTTACCCATTTATTCGGTATATTGAGCAACTCGAGCTTGCGTTTACGCAAGTTTTCAATAAAGGGGTTTGGTCGACTCCTGAACATCCCGGCTCACAAGCTTTTACCAATCTGAGACCCATACCTTTCCCAGATCCGCCATGCAAGTGCTTTCCGAAGATCTATGCAGTAAAATTACTGATCAGGCTGAGAATATATGCCACAATTAAGGCGTATAATAAACGAATTAAAAACCAGAATATAAATTTAAGTCAATTTCTTTCCGAGCTGAGTAGAAAATTGGAAGaggtaaaataa